Part of the Pseudomonas lijiangensis genome is shown below.
GCCATGTCCATCGCGCCGCCTATCCTGACCACCAGCGGGCCGTTGGGCTCTACGCAGATCACTTCGCCGTTGCGCTCGTATTCCCAGGCAGGCATCGCGCCGCTGGGGAACCTGCCCCGCAGGCAGGCATGGTCAAGCAGGTCGCGTGGATGTTCGGGGCGACCACGGGCGTTCAAATAAGCTGGCGAGGCCGCCGTTGCACAGCGCTGGAGACGCGGTCCGATGGGGACCGCAATCATGTCCTGTTCCAGGCGCTCATCGTAGCGAATGCCAGCGTCACAGCCTGCCGCGAGCACATCGACGAAGCTTTCCTCGACAATCACCTCCAGGCGGATTTCGGGATAGGCCTGCAGAAATGGCGTAATGATCGAAGGCAGCACCAACCGCGCTGCGCTGAGGGGGACGTTGAGCCTGAGCGTGCCGGAAGGCCGGTCGCGAAAGTCGTTCACCACATCCAGCGCAGCCTCGACTTCGCCCAGTGCCGGCACGATGCGCTCCATCAGTTTCTTGCCAGCCTCGGTCGGCGTCACGCTGCGCGTGGTGCGGTTGAGCAGGCGCACCCCCAGCCGTGCCTCCATGCGGCGTACGGCATCGCTCAGGCTCGATGCGGATTTTCCGCTGGCCCTGGCGCCTTCGCGAAAGCCTGCGGCGTTGACCACCGCCACAAATGCCAGCAAGTCCTGAATGTCTGTTGCCACTGTTCGCTCTCCCGTACGACCTGTGCCGATTGCAATGGATTATCGGATCACTCGTCAATACCTATAGTGGTTTCACATCACTATCGGACAGAGGCAGATCACATGAGCGACGCCAGCAACGCAGGTACATTTTTACTGGGTGACCGCACAATCAATCGCATGGGTTATGGTGCGATGCAGTTGGCAGGTCCTCATGTCTTTGGTCCGCCCAAGGATTCGGACGCGGCAATCGCTGTGCTGCGTGGAGCGCTGGAGGCTGGCGTGAATCATATCGATACCGCCGACTTCTACGGGCCGAATATCACCAATCAGTTGATTCGCCAGGCCCTGCATCCTTATGCCGATAACCTGGTGATCGCCACCAAGGTGGGTGTCCAGCGTGGCAGTGATGCTTCGTGGTTGCCGGCCCATGATCCGGCCGACCTGATTCGTGCCGTCCACGACAACTTGCGCTACCTGCAACTGGATGTGCTGGAAGTGGTGAATTTCAGGGCCTGGGGTACCCAGAGTGCGCCCGACGAAGGTTCTATCGAGGAACCGTTCACGGTGCTGGCCGAACTGCAGCAACAGGGTTTGATCCGGCACCTTGGGCTGAGCAACGTCACCGCCTCTCAGGTCAGGCAAGCGCAGGGGATCGCCAGGGTTGCCTGCGTGCAGAATCACTACAACCTGTCGCATCGCAACGACGAGTCGCTGATAGCCGATCTGGACGCCCAGGGGATCGCCTATGTGCCGTTCTTTCCCCTGGGTGGTTTCACGCCGCTGCAATCCGAAGTCCTGGCGAGCGTGGCCCGGCGCGCAGGCGCATCACAGCTTTGCGTGGCGCTTGCGTGGCTGCTCAAGCGTTCTCCAAACATCCTGCTGATCCCGGGCACATCGTCTGTGGCTCACCTGCGCGAGAACCTGACCGCCAGCGAATTGAACCTTGCGCCAGAGCTGCTGGCCGAGCTGGATGCCATGGCCTGAGCTGACACCATCCGCAAAGCGCAAGACTTCCCGCTGAAAAACCGGATAATGGCGACCAATCGTTTGTTCGCTATTCTGGTAATCCCGCATGGAAATCAAGGTCAACTTTCTCGACAACCTTCGACTTGAAGCCAAGTTCGATGACTTCACGGTGGTTGCCGATCAACCTATCCGCTACAAGGGCGATGGTTCGGCTCCGGGTCCGTTCGACTATTTCCTGGCTTCATCGGCCTTGTGCGCGGCTTACTTTGTGAAGTTGTACTGCGAAACCCGCAACATCCCCACCGACAATATTCGCCTGTCGCAGAACAACATCGTCGATCCCGAAAACCGCTACAACCAGATCTTCAAGATCCAGGTCGAGCTGCCTGCCGATATCTCCGCCAAGGACCGTCAGGGCATCCTGCGCTCCATTGATCGCTGCACGGTTAAAAAAGTGGTGCAGGCCGGGCCTGAGTTCGTGATCGAGGAAGTGGAGAACCTGGACGCCGATGCTCAGGCGTTGCTGATGCCGAGCCTGTCTTCGGGAGAGGGCACCTGCATTGCCGGCAAGGACCTGCCGCTGGAGCAGACCATCGCCAATATGTCGGGCATCCTGGCGGGCCTTGGCATGAAGATCGAAATCGCCTCGTGGCGCAATATCGTACCCAATGTCTGGTCGTTGCATATCCGCGATGCGCAATCGCCGATGTGCTTTACCAATGGCAAGGGCGCAACCAAGGAAGGCGCACTGGCGTCGGCGTTGGGCGAGTTCATCGAGCGGCTCAACTGCAACTTCT
Proteins encoded:
- a CDS encoding LysR family transcriptional regulator, whose translation is MATDIQDLLAFVAVVNAAGFREGARASGKSASSLSDAVRRMEARLGVRLLNRTTRSVTPTEAGKKLMERIVPALGEVEAALDVVNDFRDRPSGTLRLNVPLSAARLVLPSIITPFLQAYPEIRLEVIVEESFVDVLAAGCDAGIRYDERLEQDMIAVPIGPRLQRCATAASPAYLNARGRPEHPRDLLDHACLRGRFPSGAMPAWEYERNGEVICVEPNGPLVVRIGGAMDMAIQTAIDGLGIVYLFEDWLRPHLDSGALEPVLEPWWQSFSGPFLYYPGRRYLPSPLRAFIDFIKAG
- a CDS encoding aldo/keto reductase family oxidoreductase; amino-acid sequence: MSDASNAGTFLLGDRTINRMGYGAMQLAGPHVFGPPKDSDAAIAVLRGALEAGVNHIDTADFYGPNITNQLIRQALHPYADNLVIATKVGVQRGSDASWLPAHDPADLIRAVHDNLRYLQLDVLEVVNFRAWGTQSAPDEGSIEEPFTVLAELQQQGLIRHLGLSNVTASQVRQAQGIARVACVQNHYNLSHRNDESLIADLDAQGIAYVPFFPLGGFTPLQSEVLASVARRAGASQLCVALAWLLKRSPNILLIPGTSSVAHLRENLTASELNLAPELLAELDAMA